Proteins encoded within one genomic window of Bradyrhizobium sp. 186:
- a CDS encoding thiamine pyrophosphate-binding protein has product MAIAEQHTSPQATQASNDKTSSDKSWHGIVLQTLKRNEISLIPYVPDRVLTPLIKNLHADPFFTTFATAREEEAVGIVSGAWMGGRRGAVLMQTSGFATLANVLASLAVPYQIPLIMFVSERGTLGEFNYGQSLVCRTMRPVLDSLALEHHTITRLDELEFIVDRSIKQAVTTQAPVALILNPLLTGGKAFDK; this is encoded by the coding sequence ATGGCGATTGCGGAGCAGCATACCTCGCCCCAGGCAACACAGGCGTCCAATGACAAGACTTCCAGCGACAAGAGCTGGCACGGCATCGTCCTGCAAACCCTGAAGCGGAACGAGATCAGCCTCATCCCTTACGTGCCCGACCGGGTGCTGACGCCGCTGATCAAGAACCTGCACGCCGATCCCTTCTTCACCACCTTTGCCACCGCGCGCGAGGAGGAAGCCGTCGGCATCGTCTCGGGCGCCTGGATGGGCGGCCGGCGCGGCGCGGTGCTGATGCAGACCTCCGGCTTTGCCACGCTCGCCAACGTGCTGGCCTCGCTTGCGGTGCCCTACCAGATTCCACTGATCATGTTCGTCTCCGAGCGCGGCACGCTCGGCGAGTTCAACTACGGCCAGTCCCTGGTCTGTCGCACCATGCGTCCGGTGCTGGATTCGCTGGCGCTGGAACATCACACCATTACCCGGCTCGACGAGCTCGAATTCATCGTCGACCGCTCGATCAAGCAGGCCGTCACGACGCAAGCGCCGGTGGCGCTGATCCTCAACCCGCTGCTTACGGGCGGCAAGGCTTTCGACAAGTGA
- a CDS encoding NYN domain-containing protein: MPAELRSPRLAVLIDADNASAKIADGLFEEIAKIGEASVRRIYGDFSNARSRAWADILSKHAIIPQQQFAYTTGKNASDITLVIDAMDLLHSGRFDGFCLVSSDSDFTRLAARIREQGVDVFGFGEQKTPESFRQACRRFVYTENLLAAPANTQDAALRSASLQPLDAATPIIKKVITQMESEDGWVALGEVGRQLANLASDFDPRTFGFRKLSDLVRKTNSFEIDEPKGRSMRIRVKPTVAPPLRARNSRRPARSGTAGGSPPKA, translated from the coding sequence ATGCCTGCTGAGCTTCGTTCGCCCCGTCTCGCTGTCCTGATCGATGCCGACAATGCATCCGCAAAAATCGCTGATGGACTGTTCGAGGAGATTGCCAAGATCGGCGAGGCCAGCGTTCGCCGCATCTATGGGGACTTCTCCAATGCGCGATCAAGGGCGTGGGCTGACATCCTGTCGAAACACGCCATCATACCGCAGCAGCAGTTCGCCTATACGACGGGAAAGAATGCCTCCGACATAACGCTGGTCATCGACGCAATGGACCTGCTTCACAGCGGTCGGTTTGATGGCTTTTGCCTGGTATCGTCCGACAGCGATTTTACCCGTCTTGCCGCGCGCATCCGGGAGCAAGGCGTCGATGTCTTTGGATTCGGCGAGCAGAAGACACCGGAGAGCTTCAGGCAGGCCTGCCGGAGGTTCGTTTATACTGAGAACCTGCTTGCCGCCCCGGCGAACACCCAGGACGCCGCCTTAAGATCGGCATCGCTTCAGCCACTCGATGCAGCGACCCCCATTATCAAGAAGGTCATCACCCAGATGGAGAGCGAAGACGGCTGGGTCGCTCTCGGGGAAGTCGGCCGGCAGCTTGCCAATTTGGCTTCCGATTTCGATCCGAGGACCTTTGGCTTCCGCAAGCTGAGCGACCTCGTGCGAAAGACAAATTCGTTCGAGATTGATGAGCCAAAGGGCCGGTCGATGCGGATTCGGGTCAAGCCCACTGTCGCACCACCGTTGAGAGCGCGGAACTCGCGCAGACCTGCAAGGTCGGGGACGGCAGGCGGTTCGCCGCCTAAGGCGTAA
- a CDS encoding adenine deaminase C-terminal domain-containing protein — MTRLTRFTVAPLHSMTRRLADVASARVAPDLVVTGARVLSTYSERVHPGREVWIAGGRIAAVKPAGAAKKVWSDVAVYDAADGIIAPGLVDPHIHIESSMVTACAYAEAALLNGTTTIFCDSHEIGNVMDVAGVEAMLEDAREAPLSIFLTVPSTVPATSAELETAGGDLTPDKIAGLFDRWPEAVALGEKMDFVPVTMGDERSHAILAAALKRGRPVSGHVYGREFVAAYAASGVTDTHEAIDRDIADDLLDAGVWVFLRGGPPTTPWHSLPQAIRTITELGASHKRTAVCTDDRDADDLLLFGLDWVVRQAVKAGMSPEQAWSMGSLHGATRFNMEGDIGGLGGGRRADLVLMDDNLKPQCTWYGGELVVENRKITPRLDQALSQRYQYPNAAYVTVKLPEKLKLTPELPTKACMVNAIKTALPGITLIHEKVAIEPAKDWLELLARYGLCFVTVVERHGKSAGNVAYGLLKDFGLKRGAVASSVGHDSHNIIIAGINEADMQAAIAAIKDQQGGVCVVAEGKVRALVPLPIAGLLSDKRVTEVAEEVKVLKKEWAEAGCTIPYMGFNLIPLSVIPEIRITDKGLVLVPQMELAPLFE; from the coding sequence ATGACCAGACTTACCCGCTTCACCGTCGCCCCGCTGCATTCGATGACCCGCCGTCTGGCCGATGTCGCCTCCGCGCGTGTCGCGCCGGATCTCGTCGTCACCGGTGCGCGGGTGCTCTCCACCTATTCGGAGCGCGTTCATCCCGGACGGGAGGTCTGGATCGCGGGCGGGCGGATCGCCGCGGTGAAGCCGGCCGGCGCGGCCAAGAAGGTGTGGAGCGACGTTGCGGTTTATGACGCGGCCGACGGCATCATCGCGCCGGGGTTGGTCGATCCGCACATCCACATCGAATCTTCGATGGTAACGGCCTGCGCTTATGCGGAGGCCGCACTCCTCAACGGCACCACCACGATCTTCTGCGACAGCCACGAGATCGGCAACGTCATGGACGTCGCCGGCGTCGAGGCGATGCTGGAGGACGCGCGCGAGGCGCCGCTCTCGATCTTCCTGACGGTGCCGAGCACGGTGCCGGCTACCTCAGCCGAACTCGAGACAGCGGGTGGCGATCTGACGCCGGACAAGATCGCCGGCCTGTTCGACCGCTGGCCGGAAGCGGTCGCGCTCGGCGAGAAGATGGATTTCGTGCCGGTGACCATGGGCGACGAGCGCAGCCATGCGATCCTTGCAGCCGCCTTGAAGCGCGGGCGGCCGGTGTCCGGCCACGTCTACGGCCGCGAATTCGTCGCGGCCTATGCGGCATCCGGTGTCACCGATACGCATGAGGCGATCGACCGCGACATCGCCGACGATCTGCTCGATGCCGGTGTCTGGGTTTTCCTGCGTGGCGGCCCGCCAACCACGCCCTGGCACTCGCTGCCACAGGCGATCCGCACCATCACGGAGCTCGGTGCGTCGCACAAGCGGACCGCCGTCTGTACCGATGACCGCGATGCCGACGATCTCCTGCTGTTCGGTCTCGACTGGGTGGTGCGCCAGGCCGTGAAGGCCGGCATGTCGCCAGAGCAGGCCTGGTCGATGGGTTCCCTCCACGGCGCGACGCGCTTCAACATGGAGGGCGACATCGGCGGGCTCGGCGGCGGCCGCCGCGCCGATCTGGTGCTGATGGACGACAATCTGAAGCCGCAATGCACCTGGTATGGCGGCGAGCTCGTCGTCGAGAACCGCAAGATCACGCCGCGCCTCGATCAGGCGCTGTCACAGCGCTATCAATATCCGAACGCGGCATACGTGACCGTCAAGCTGCCGGAGAAACTGAAGCTGACGCCGGAGCTGCCGACCAAGGCCTGCATGGTCAATGCGATCAAGACCGCGCTGCCAGGCATTACGCTGATCCACGAAAAGGTCGCGATCGAGCCGGCAAAGGACTGGCTGGAGCTGCTTGCGCGATACGGCCTGTGCTTCGTCACCGTGGTCGAGCGCCACGGCAAGTCGGCAGGCAATGTCGCCTATGGGCTGCTGAAGGATTTCGGCCTGAAACGCGGCGCGGTCGCCTCCAGCGTCGGCCATGACAGCCACAATATCATCATCGCTGGCATCAACGAGGCCGATATGCAGGCGGCGATCGCGGCCATCAAGGACCAACAGGGTGGCGTCTGCGTCGTCGCGGAGGGCAAGGTGAGGGCGCTGGTGCCGCTGCCGATCGCGGGGCTGTTGTCCGACAAGCGCGTCACCGAAGTGGCCGAGGAGGTCAAGGTGCTGAAGAAGGAATGGGCGGAGGCCGGCTGCACCATCCCCTACATGGGCTTCAATCTGATTCCGCTATCGGTCATTCCGGAAATCCGCATCACCGACAAGGGCCTCGTGCTGGTGCCGCAGATGGAGCTGGCGCCGCTGTTCGAGTAG
- a CDS encoding hydroxyacid dehydrogenase, producing MSVNNKRVFYVKYLANPIYIDILKARPDVRLDRIENESPEDFYAPIITAAHVYQIGAARDELAPHFHVDAAFLERTPKLLLVSSNGAGFDPVDVEACTDAGVLVVNQSGGNAHSVAEHALAMMLTLSKRIIQSDRRLRRERDVNRNELVGNEVEGKTVGIIGLGNVGRRIAALCKGLLGMKVLAYDPYLTAEVMAERGGEKVELDELLRRADFVSISCPLNKGSRGMISVREFALMQPHAYFITTARGFIHDEDALLQALRDKRIAGAGLDVWSKEPPPPEHPLLQFDNVLASPHTAGVTIEARQNMGKIAAEQVLDTLDGKRPPRIINPEVWPVYAERFKQAFGVMPG from the coding sequence ATGTCCGTCAACAACAAGCGCGTCTTCTACGTCAAATATCTGGCCAATCCGATCTATATCGACATCCTGAAGGCGCGGCCCGACGTCCGGCTCGATCGCATCGAGAACGAGAGCCCTGAGGACTTTTATGCGCCGATCATCACCGCGGCGCATGTCTATCAGATCGGCGCGGCCCGGGACGAGCTTGCGCCGCATTTCCATGTCGACGCCGCCTTCCTGGAGCGCACCCCGAAACTACTGCTCGTCTCAAGCAATGGCGCGGGGTTCGACCCCGTCGACGTCGAGGCCTGCACGGATGCGGGCGTGCTGGTGGTCAACCAGTCCGGCGGCAATGCCCATTCGGTCGCCGAGCATGCGCTGGCGATGATGCTGACGCTGTCCAAGCGCATCATCCAGTCCGACCGCCGCCTTCGCAGGGAGCGCGACGTCAACCGCAACGAGCTCGTCGGCAACGAGGTCGAGGGCAAGACCGTCGGCATCATCGGGCTCGGCAACGTTGGCCGTCGCATCGCCGCGCTGTGCAAGGGCCTGCTCGGCATGAAGGTGCTGGCCTACGATCCGTATCTTACGGCTGAAGTGATGGCCGAGCGGGGTGGCGAGAAGGTGGAACTCGACGAGCTGCTGCGCCGCGCCGATTTCGTCTCGATCTCATGTCCGCTCAACAAGGGCAGCCGCGGCATGATCAGCGTGCGCGAATTTGCGCTGATGCAGCCGCATGCCTATTTCATCACCACGGCGCGCGGCTTCATCCACGACGAGGACGCGCTGCTCCAGGCGCTACGCGACAAGCGCATCGCCGGTGCCGGCCTCGACGTCTGGTCCAAGGAGCCGCCGCCGCCGGAGCATCCGCTGCTCCAGTTCGACAACGTCCTGGCAAGCCCTCATACCGCAGGCGTCACGATCGAGGCGCGCCAGAACATGGGCAAAATCGCCGCCGAGCAGGTGCTGGACACGCTCGATGGCAAGCGCCCGCCGCGTATCATCAATCCCGAGGTCTGGCCGGTGTATGCCGAGCGCTTCAAGCAGGCGTTTGGCGTGATGCCGGGGTAG
- a CDS encoding VanZ family protein encodes MSSLVRCFAWLLAAAVTFATLGPPGLRPHADLGQDGEHALAFVLLGLAFGLAYPRRRLATAAVAVVLIGLLELMQFWAPGRHARLEDFLVDALTACFGFALAAAADWVMTRFRASPAITSEGPAE; translated from the coding sequence ATGTCCAGTTTGGTTCGCTGTTTTGCCTGGCTGCTCGCGGCCGCCGTCACCTTCGCTACCCTCGGGCCGCCCGGCCTGCGGCCGCATGCCGACCTCGGCCAGGATGGCGAGCATGCCCTCGCCTTCGTCCTCCTCGGACTGGCTTTCGGTCTCGCCTATCCGCGCCGCCGCCTGGCAACCGCAGCCGTCGCGGTGGTCCTGATCGGCCTGCTCGAGTTGATGCAGTTTTGGGCGCCCGGACGCCACGCGCGGCTCGAGGATTTTCTGGTCGACGCACTCACGGCGTGCTTCGGCTTTGCGCTCGCGGCCGCAGCCGATTGGGTCATGACCCGCTTTCGCGCAAGCCCAGCCATCACAAGCGAAGGCCCCGCGGAGTGA
- the hyi gene encoding hydroxypyruvate isomerase, which yields MPKFAANLTMLFNEMPFLDRFAAAKAAGFSGVEYLFPYDFDKALLREQLDSHGLTQVLHNLPAGNWAAGERGIAILPDRVAEFRDGVFRAIDHAKSLDCEQLNCLVGIAPVDADPRELNETLVGNLRFAASTLARENIKLLVEPINTLDIPGFYLNGTEQAVQLVSEVRSNNLFIQYDIYHMQIMEGDLARTMQEYLDRIAHIQLADNPGRHEPGTGEINYPFLFRHLDAIGYRGWVGCEYKPRTTTLEGLSWHAAQTFET from the coding sequence ATGCCGAAGTTCGCCGCCAACCTCACCATGCTCTTCAACGAGATGCCGTTCCTCGACCGCTTCGCCGCAGCGAAGGCCGCGGGCTTCAGTGGGGTCGAATATCTCTTTCCCTATGATTTCGACAAGGCGCTGCTGCGCGAGCAGCTCGACAGCCATGGCCTGACGCAGGTGCTGCACAATCTCCCCGCCGGCAACTGGGCGGCGGGCGAGCGCGGCATCGCGATCCTGCCCGATCGCGTCGCCGAGTTTCGCGATGGTGTGTTCCGCGCCATCGACCATGCCAAGTCGCTCGATTGCGAGCAGCTCAACTGCCTCGTCGGCATCGCGCCGGTCGATGCCGATCCGCGCGAGCTCAACGAAACGCTGGTCGGAAACCTGCGCTTCGCGGCATCGACGCTCGCACGGGAAAACATCAAGCTGCTGGTCGAGCCGATCAATACGCTCGACATTCCCGGCTTCTACCTCAACGGCACCGAACAGGCGGTGCAGCTCGTCTCCGAGGTGCGCTCGAACAATTTGTTCATCCAGTACGACATCTATCACATGCAAATCATGGAAGGCGATCTCGCCCGCACCATGCAGGAATATCTCGATCGCATCGCCCACATCCAGCTCGCTGACAATCCCGGCCGCCACGAGCCCGGCACCGGCGAGATCAACTATCCCTTCCTGTTCCGCCACCTCGATGCGATCGGCTATCGCGGCTGGGTCGGCTGCGAATACAAGCCGCGCACCACGACGCTGGAAGGGCTGTCGTGGCATGCGGCGCAGACATTCGAGACGTAG
- a CDS encoding thiamine pyrophosphate-dependent enzyme, translating into MNTDLDTHNTKVMNRFDVTSRLIAKLKHEEAVIGGIGNTNFDLWAAGHRPQNFYMLGSMGLAFPIALGVALAQPERRVFALEGDGSLLMQLGALSTIATLKPKNLIMIVMDNGIYQITGAQPTPAADVADIVAIAAGSGLANSTWAADEEDFERLVEEAMSASGPSLIAVRIDDKPGVGATRRDPVQIRERFMHGLGVREPL; encoded by the coding sequence ATGAATACAGACTTGGACACGCACAACACCAAGGTGATGAACCGGTTCGACGTCACCTCGCGCCTGATCGCGAAGCTCAAGCACGAGGAAGCCGTGATCGGCGGCATCGGCAACACCAATTTCGACCTGTGGGCAGCCGGCCACCGCCCGCAGAATTTTTACATGCTCGGCAGCATGGGCCTCGCCTTCCCGATCGCACTCGGCGTGGCGCTGGCGCAGCCCGAACGTCGCGTCTTCGCGCTCGAAGGCGACGGCTCGCTGTTGATGCAGCTCGGCGCACTCTCGACGATTGCGACTTTGAAGCCGAAAAACCTCATCATGATCGTGATGGACAATGGCATCTACCAGATCACCGGCGCGCAGCCGACGCCGGCGGCTGATGTCGCCGACATCGTCGCCATCGCCGCCGGCTCGGGGCTTGCCAACAGCACCTGGGCCGCAGACGAGGAGGATTTCGAGCGCCTGGTCGAGGAGGCGATGTCCGCCTCCGGGCCGAGCCTGATCGCCGTCCGCATCGACGACAAGCCCGGAGTCGGCGCCACCCGCCGCGATCCCGTGCAGATCCGGGAGCGCTTCATGCACGGCCTCGGCGTGCGCGAGCCACTTTAA
- a CDS encoding 2-hydroxy-3-oxopropionate reductase, which produces MNFANATERNADMIDIGFIGLGTMGRPMAGHLLAAGHRVLLHDVAPVAPELIAAGGVACKSGKEVAEEADAVIIMVPDTPHVEAVLFGKDGVAAGISKGKIVVDMSSISPLATKEFAKKIEALGADYLDAPVSGGEVGAKAASLTIMVGGPERAFGTMRPIFDRMGKNVTHVGANGDGQTTKVANQIIVALTIEAVSEALLFASKAGANPALVRKALMGGFASSRILEVHGERMVKRNFEPGFRIELHQKDLNLALEGARALGLSLPSTAVAQQLFSACTAHGGKGWDHSAMVRALELMAGHEIAAA; this is translated from the coding sequence ATGAATTTCGCTAATGCAACTGAGAGAAACGCAGACATGATCGACATCGGCTTCATCGGACTTGGCACCATGGGACGGCCGATGGCCGGCCATCTCCTGGCGGCGGGGCATCGCGTTCTCCTGCATGACGTCGCGCCGGTCGCGCCTGAGCTGATTGCAGCCGGCGGCGTCGCCTGCAAGTCGGGCAAGGAGGTCGCGGAAGAGGCGGATGCCGTCATCATCATGGTGCCTGACACCCCGCATGTGGAGGCGGTGCTGTTCGGTAAGGACGGTGTCGCAGCTGGAATCTCAAAGGGCAAGATCGTCGTCGACATGAGTTCGATCTCGCCACTGGCGACCAAAGAGTTCGCAAAGAAGATCGAGGCGTTGGGGGCGGACTATCTCGACGCGCCGGTGTCGGGTGGGGAGGTCGGGGCGAAAGCCGCGAGCCTCACCATCATGGTCGGCGGGCCCGAGCGGGCCTTTGGCACCATGAGGCCGATCTTCGACAGGATGGGCAAGAACGTCACGCATGTCGGCGCCAATGGCGATGGCCAGACGACGAAGGTCGCCAATCAGATCATTGTCGCGCTGACGATCGAGGCCGTGAGCGAAGCGCTGCTGTTCGCATCCAAGGCCGGTGCGAACCCTGCGTTGGTGCGCAAGGCGCTGATGGGCGGGTTCGCGTCCTCGCGGATTCTCGAGGTGCATGGCGAGCGCATGGTGAAGCGCAATTTCGAACCCGGCTTCCGCATCGAGCTGCATCAGAAGGATCTCAACCTCGCGCTCGAAGGTGCGCGCGCGCTCGGCCTGTCGCTGCCGAGCACGGCGGTCGCGCAGCAACTGTTCTCGGCCTGCACCGCGCATGGCGGCAAGGGCTGGGATCACTCGGCCATGGTGCGGGCGCTGGAACTGATGGCGGGCCACGAAATCGCCGCGGCGTGA
- the gcl gene encoding glyoxylate carboligase produces the protein MAKMRAIDAAVRILEKEGISTAFGVPGAAINPLYSALKKRGSIRHILARHVEGASHMAEGYTRAKAGNIGVCIGTSGPAGTDMITGLYSAIADSIPILCITGQAPRARLYKEDFQAVDIESIAKPVTKWAVTVREPALVPRVFSQAFHVMRSGRPGPVLIDMPLDVQLAEIEFDDETYEPLPVYKPTATRKQVEKALEMLNAAERPLIVAGGGIINADASDLLVAFAEITNVPVVPTLMGWGAIPDDHVLMAGMVGLQTSHRYGNATMLESDFVLGIGNRWANRHTGSVETYTRGRTFVHVDIEPTQIGRVFNPDLGIVSDAKAALELFVTVAREWRRSGRLRERQAWPAACRDRKRSMLRKSHFDNIPIKPQRVYEEMNKAFGRDTCYVTVIGLSQIAGAQFLGVYKPRNWINAGQAGPLGWTLPAALGVRAACPDRDIVALSGDYDFQFLIEELAVGAQFNLPYIHVVVNNSYLGLIRQAQRGFDMDYHVQLSFENINAPELGGYGVDHVAVAEGLGCKAIRVTDPKDAQAAFVTARELMAKHRVPVVVEFILERVTNIAMGTEIDNIVEFEEVLDLPLDEVATTRPGVLQPAE, from the coding sequence ATGGCGAAGATGCGAGCCATCGATGCTGCCGTCCGTATTCTGGAGAAGGAAGGCATCTCCACCGCGTTCGGAGTTCCCGGGGCGGCGATCAATCCGCTCTACTCCGCGCTGAAGAAGCGCGGTTCGATCCGCCATATCCTGGCGCGCCATGTCGAGGGCGCCTCCCATATGGCGGAGGGCTATACGCGGGCGAAGGCCGGCAATATCGGCGTCTGCATCGGCACCTCGGGGCCGGCCGGCACCGACATGATCACCGGGCTTTATTCGGCGATTGCCGATTCCATTCCGATCCTCTGCATCACGGGCCAGGCGCCGCGGGCGCGGCTCTACAAGGAGGATTTTCAGGCCGTCGACATAGAGTCCATCGCAAAACCCGTGACCAAATGGGCGGTGACGGTGCGCGAGCCGGCGCTGGTGCCGCGCGTGTTCAGCCAGGCCTTTCACGTGATGCGCTCCGGCCGGCCGGGGCCGGTGCTGATCGACATGCCGCTCGACGTCCAGCTCGCCGAGATCGAGTTCGACGACGAGACCTATGAGCCGCTGCCGGTCTACAAGCCGACCGCGACGCGCAAGCAGGTCGAGAAGGCGCTGGAGATGCTCAACGCTGCGGAGCGGCCGCTGATCGTCGCGGGCGGCGGCATCATCAACGCCGATGCCTCGGATCTGCTGGTGGCGTTCGCCGAGATCACCAACGTGCCTGTCGTGCCGACGCTGATGGGATGGGGCGCGATCCCCGACGATCACGTGCTGATGGCCGGCATGGTCGGCCTTCAGACCAGCCACCGCTACGGCAATGCCACCATGCTCGAATCCGATTTCGTGCTCGGCATCGGCAACCGCTGGGCCAACCGGCACACCGGCTCGGTCGAGACCTACACCAGAGGCCGCACCTTCGTGCACGTCGATATCGAGCCGACCCAGATCGGGCGCGTGTTCAATCCCGATCTCGGCATCGTCTCGGATGCCAAGGCCGCGCTGGAGTTGTTCGTCACCGTCGCCAGGGAGTGGCGCCGGTCAGGCAGGTTGCGCGAGCGCCAGGCGTGGCCCGCGGCCTGCCGCGATCGCAAGCGTTCGATGCTGCGCAAGAGCCATTTCGACAACATCCCGATCAAGCCTCAGCGCGTCTATGAGGAGATGAACAAGGCCTTCGGCCGCGATACCTGCTACGTCACGGTGATCGGCCTGTCGCAGATCGCCGGCGCGCAATTCCTGGGCGTCTACAAGCCTCGTAACTGGATCAACGCCGGTCAGGCGGGACCGCTGGGCTGGACGCTGCCTGCGGCGCTCGGCGTGCGCGCGGCGTGTCCGGATCGCGACATCGTCGCGCTCTCCGGCGACTACGATTTCCAGTTCCTGATCGAGGAGCTCGCGGTCGGGGCGCAGTTCAATCTGCCCTATATCCACGTCGTCGTGAACAATTCCTATCTCGGGCTGATCCGCCAGGCCCAGCGCGGCTTCGACATGGACTATCACGTCCAGCTCTCGTTCGAGAACATCAACGCGCCCGAGCTCGGCGGCTACGGCGTCGATCACGTCGCGGTCGCGGAAGGGCTCGGCTGCAAGGCGATCCGCGTCACCGATCCGAAAGACGCGCAAGCCGCGTTCGTGACCGCGCGCGAGTTGATGGCAAAGCACCGGGTGCCGGTGGTGGTTGAGTTCATCCTCGAACGCGTCACCAACATAGCGATGGGAACCGAGATCGACAATATCGTCGAGTTCGAGGAGGTGCTGGATCTGCCGCTCGATGAGGTCGCGACCACACGGCCCGGTGTACTTCAGCCGGCAGAATAG
- a CDS encoding DUF1236 domain-containing protein, giving the protein MKTRLAISLAAAALLVSSSAFAQSTTAEGAATGARAGGDIGGPVGAMVGGTVGAAVGAGLEIPNAILGGIPRDHSVVIRERVVVGEPLPPTVVLRPVPNYTEYRYAVVNDRRVIVEPRTRRVVKIID; this is encoded by the coding sequence ATGAAAACCCGTCTTGCGATTTCACTGGCTGCCGCGGCGCTGCTGGTGTCGAGTTCAGCCTTTGCCCAGTCAACGACCGCCGAAGGTGCCGCAACCGGCGCGCGTGCGGGCGGCGACATCGGCGGCCCGGTCGGCGCGATGGTCGGCGGCACCGTCGGTGCGGCCGTCGGGGCCGGCTTGGAAATTCCGAATGCAATTCTGGGCGGAATCCCGCGCGATCATTCGGTGGTAATCCGCGAGCGCGTCGTGGTCGGTGAACCTCTGCCGCCGACCGTGGTGCTGCGGCCGGTGCCGAACTACACCGAGTATCGCTATGCCGTCGTGAACGATCGCCGCGTGATCGTCGAGCCGCGGACCCGCCGCGTGGTCAAGATCATCGACTGA